A single genomic interval of Acidobacteriota bacterium harbors:
- a CDS encoding nuclear transport factor 2 family protein, which produces MRLGLAAIILSILAALPCHAAESTEVVTADMAILQTLDQQIESAMVRADTAFLQKALADDFRFNHINAHRFQTKAQLIEEFGKPGAFLSRTVDSVTIEPHGEAASKVGITTGRIHFKTPDGNEQTLWYVRVYAQRAGAWQLLSHITTAKAKGPLPVAK; this is translated from the coding sequence ATGAGGCTTGGACTTGCCGCCATCATCCTTTCGATTCTGGCCGCGCTCCCATGCCACGCGGCTGAATCAACTGAAGTGGTTACCGCAGACATGGCCATCCTGCAAACGCTCGATCAGCAGATTGAGTCGGCCATGGTTCGCGCTGATACTGCGTTTCTCCAGAAGGCGCTGGCCGATGACTTTCGCTTCAATCACATCAACGCGCACCGCTTCCAGACAAAGGCGCAGTTGATCGAAGAATTCGGCAAGCCCGGCGCGTTCCTCTCGCGCACGGTGGATTCCGTCACCATCGAGCCGCACGGCGAAGCCGCCAGCAAAGTGGGCATCACCACGGGCCGCATCCACTTCAAGACGCCGGACGGCAATGAGCAGACGCTCTGGTACGTGCGCGTTTACGCGCAGCGCGCCGGGGCGTGGCAACTGCTCTCGCACATCACCACCGCCAAGGCCAAAGGCCCGCTGCCCGTCGCGAAGTAG
- a CDS encoding DUF1080 domain-containing protein, with protein MLIAPGTFLAPAAAQAPEPRPFVPIFNGKSFDGWNKVGDVNWRLVPDPAGDYAEADKGSGFLVSANSYGNFTLKVEFWADTPANSGIFIRCADPKTITADSAYEVNIFDQRPDPKYRTGGIVNVAEPKMKVDAGGKWHTYEITADGDHLTAKFDGVVTADGRDSKHASGPIALQYSAGVVRFRKVQISELRD; from the coding sequence ATGCTGATCGCACCCGGCACGTTCCTTGCGCCCGCGGCGGCGCAGGCGCCCGAGCCTAGGCCGTTCGTCCCCATATTCAACGGCAAGTCGTTTGACGGCTGGAACAAGGTCGGCGACGTCAACTGGCGTCTGGTGCCCGATCCGGCCGGCGACTACGCCGAGGCCGACAAAGGCTCGGGCTTCCTGGTGTCGGCGAACTCCTACGGCAACTTCACTCTGAAAGTCGAGTTTTGGGCCGACACGCCGGCCAACTCCGGCATCTTCATTCGCTGCGCCGATCCCAAGACCATCACCGCGGACAGCGCCTACGAGGTCAACATCTTCGATCAGCGCCCTGACCCCAAGTACCGCACCGGCGGCATCGTCAACGTGGCCGAGCCCAAGATGAAGGTGGACGCCGGCGGCAAGTGGCACACCTACGAGATCACCGCCGACGGCGATCATCTCACGGCCAAGTTTGACGGCGTAGTCACCGCCGACGGCCGCGACTCGAAGCACGCCAGTGGCCCCATCGCGCTGCAATACAGCGCCGGCGTAGTCCGCTTCCGCAAAGTGCAGATCAGCGAGCTTAGGGATTAG
- a CDS encoding GatB/YqeY domain-containing protein, translating into MALLDQLSQEMTAAMKARDEARLSALRMIKSALMKQKADSPKPLDEAAEMAVLKMLIKQRIDAAEMYRANARPEAAAKEETERAIIEAYLPAGASEAEIEAALAEALAEVAAASNPPGNTMSIKQMGAVMKATQALLQGKTVDGKALSEKVRARLSA; encoded by the coding sequence ATGGCGCTACTGGATCAACTGTCACAGGAAATGACCGCGGCCATGAAGGCGCGCGATGAAGCCCGCCTCTCGGCGCTGCGCATGATCAAATCCGCGCTGATGAAGCAAAAGGCGGATTCACCCAAACCCCTCGACGAGGCCGCCGAGATGGCCGTGCTCAAAATGCTCATCAAGCAGCGCATCGACGCCGCGGAAATGTATCGCGCCAACGCCCGCCCCGAGGCCGCCGCCAAAGAAGAAACCGAGCGCGCCATCATCGAAGCCTACCTGCCCGCCGGCGCCAGCGAAGCCGAGATCGAAGCCGCCCTCGCGGAGGCGCTAGCCGAAGTCGCCGCAGCCAGTAATCCGCCGGGCAATACAATGAGCATCAAACAAATGGGCGCCGTAATGAAAGCCACCCAAGCCCTCCTGCAAGGCAAGACCGTAGACGGCAAAGCCCTCAGCGAAAAAGTCCGCGCGCGGCTGTCGGCATAG
- a CDS encoding amidohydrolase has translation MKIDIFPHIFPVPFFERMAKVAGKAENMVKRTSEIPVLTDLNERFRIMDRYPDYVQILTLASPPIETLADPKNSPELARIANDGMAEICAKHPDRFPTFAASMCMNNMDACLEEIDRAINKLGAKGIQIFSNVNGRPLDEPEFRPLFAKMAKLDLPIWLHPARPSTMPDYASESKSRYEIWWTFGWPYETSAAMARIVFSGMFDQFPDIKIITHHCGAMIPTFEGRTGFGMDQLGARTPDDERDLIKHSLKRRVGDYFRMFYGDTALFGALAPLQAGVAYFGCDRILFGTDMPFDPEKGNGFIRETIRCVDNLQIAPVERQKIYEDNARRLLKLPKK, from the coding sequence ATGAAGATCGATATTTTCCCGCATATATTTCCCGTGCCGTTTTTTGAGCGCATGGCCAAAGTCGCCGGCAAGGCCGAGAACATGGTGAAGCGCACCAGCGAGATTCCCGTGCTCACCGACTTGAACGAGCGCTTCCGCATCATGGACCGCTACCCCGACTACGTGCAGATTCTCACGCTGGCCTCGCCGCCCATCGAGACCCTGGCCGACCCCAAGAACTCGCCCGAACTCGCGCGCATCGCCAACGACGGCATGGCCGAAATCTGCGCCAAGCATCCCGACCGCTTCCCCACCTTCGCGGCGTCAATGTGCATGAACAACATGGACGCCTGCCTCGAGGAGATCGACCGCGCCATCAACAAGCTCGGCGCCAAGGGCATCCAGATATTCTCGAACGTCAACGGCCGCCCGCTCGACGAGCCGGAGTTCCGCCCGCTGTTCGCCAAAATGGCCAAGCTCGACCTGCCCATCTGGCTGCACCCGGCGCGCCCGTCGACGATGCCGGACTATGCGTCGGAGAGCAAGTCGCGCTACGAAATCTGGTGGACCTTCGGCTGGCCTTACGAGACCAGCGCGGCCATGGCCCGCATCGTCTTCTCGGGAATGTTCGACCAGTTCCCCGACATCAAGATCATCACCCACCATTGCGGCGCAATGATCCCCACGTTTGAAGGCCGCACCGGCTTCGGCATGGACCAGCTCGGCGCGCGCACCCCCGACGACGAACGCGACCTCATCAAACACAGCCTGAAGCGCCGCGTCGGCGACTACTTCCGCATGTTCTACGGCGACACCGCATTGTTCGGCGCGCTGGCCCCGCTGCAGGCCGGCGTGGCCTACTTCGGCTGCGACCGCATCCTGTTCGGCACCGACATGCCGTTCGACCCCGAGAAGGGCAACGGCTTCATCCGCGAAACCATTCGCTGCGTGGACAACCTGCAGATTGCCCCGGTCGAGCGCCAAAAGATTTACGAGGATAACGCCCGCCGCCTGCTGAAGCTGCCGAAGAAATAA
- the miaB gene encoding tRNA (N6-isopentenyl adenosine(37)-C2)-methylthiotransferase MiaB, translating into MSKTFYLETFGCQMNVHDSEKVIGTLRQHGYAQVEDAEMATLVLYNTCSIREKAAQKVFNRLNEHKRTKPEWREGVGWLMPQKYGVLGCVAQQEGEAIFDAAPHVSLVAGSASYSKLPELIARLEAGEERVTGLSLDTEETFDTPYTNRENPHRAYITIIEGCDKHCAYCVVPFTRGPERSRTSVSVIEEARRIADSGVTEIQLLGQNVNSYRDPSSARVSFAELMTKVADVAGIRRVRFTTSHPRDFGRDIVEAIAAHPGLCNHVHLPVQSGSSDVLRGMKRDYTREQYLERIAWIKQGAHAPSLSAAGGLNAARRRISLSTDIIVGFPGETERDFEQTITLLDEVGYDLIYSFQFSPRPNTAALDYADVIPDEVKALRLRIVQDRQRQIQLDLYQRFVGTLMEVQIESASSKPTATGAKLWKGRTAENLILNFTVPAELHDVPAAGQYWNTRVTQVTATSLQGEAVGAPVFVPEKRMTLDHGDADLDARFSTPEPLYQQAQPAASPFQIL; encoded by the coding sequence ATGTCCAAAACTTTTTACCTCGAGACTTTCGGCTGCCAGATGAACGTCCATGACTCGGAGAAGGTCATTGGGACGCTGCGCCAGCACGGCTACGCGCAGGTGGAGGACGCCGAGATGGCTACGCTGGTCCTCTACAACACGTGCAGCATCCGCGAGAAGGCCGCGCAGAAGGTGTTCAACCGGCTGAATGAGCATAAGCGCACCAAGCCGGAGTGGCGCGAGGGCGTCGGCTGGCTGATGCCGCAGAAATATGGCGTGCTGGGCTGCGTCGCGCAGCAGGAGGGCGAGGCGATCTTCGACGCCGCTCCACATGTGTCATTAGTGGCTGGCTCCGCCAGTTATTCCAAGCTCCCTGAGTTGATCGCGCGGCTGGAGGCGGGCGAGGAGCGCGTTACCGGCCTCAGCCTCGACACCGAAGAAACGTTCGACACGCCCTACACGAATCGAGAGAACCCGCATCGCGCCTACATCACCATCATCGAGGGCTGCGACAAACATTGCGCCTACTGCGTGGTTCCCTTCACGCGCGGCCCGGAGCGCTCCCGCACCTCGGTGAGCGTGATAGAAGAAGCGCGGCGCATCGCCGACTCCGGCGTCACCGAGATTCAACTGCTCGGACAGAACGTGAACTCCTACCGCGATCCGTCGTCAGCGCGCGTGTCGTTCGCCGAGTTGATGACCAAGGTCGCCGACGTGGCTGGCATCCGCCGCGTGCGCTTCACCACGTCGCATCCGCGCGACTTTGGCCGCGATATCGTCGAGGCCATCGCCGCGCATCCCGGCCTGTGCAACCACGTCCACCTGCCCGTGCAGTCCGGTTCGTCCGACGTGCTGCGCGGCATGAAGCGCGACTACACGCGCGAGCAGTATCTGGAACGCATCGCTTGGATAAAACAGGGCGCGCACGCGCCCTCATTAAGCGCCGCGGGCGGATTAAACGCCGCGCGCCGCCGCATCAGCCTCTCAACCGACATCATCGTCGGCTTCCCCGGCGAGACCGAGCGCGACTTCGAGCAAACCATCACGCTGCTCGACGAGGTCGGCTATGACTTGATTTATTCATTCCAATTTTCGCCGCGCCCCAACACCGCCGCGCTCGACTACGCCGACGTGATCCCCGACGAAGTGAAGGCCCTGCGCCTGCGCATCGTGCAGGATCGCCAGCGGCAGATCCAGCTCGATCTCTACCAGCGCTTTGTCGGCACGCTCATGGAGGTGCAAATCGAGTCGGCCAGCTCGAAGCCCACCGCCACCGGGGCCAAGCTCTGGAAGGGCCGCACGGCGGAGAACCTGATCCTGAACTTCACGGTGCCGGCTGAACTGCACGATGTCCCCGCTGCGGGCCAGTATTGGAACACGCGCGTCACGCAGGTAACCGCGACCTCGCTGCAAGGTGAAGCAGTCGGCGCGCCAGTGTTTGTTCCGGAAAAGCGCATGACATTGGATCATGGGGACGCCGATCTGGACGCCCGGTTCTCCACGCCTGAGCCGCTATATCAGCAGGCGCAACCCGCCGCCAGCCCATTTCAAATCCTCTAG
- the nrdR gene encoding transcriptional repressor NrdR — MKCPFCEHVESKVVDSRESEEAQSIRRRRECLKCERRFTTYERIDEIPYMIVKKDGRRERFDRQKVQAGLLRACEKRPVSTSQLEEVVNAVEMRVMESPDREMASTKIGEILMTRLRELDKVAYVRFASVYLDFKDVKEFMDELKDLLRSPKQ, encoded by the coding sequence ATGAAGTGCCCGTTTTGTGAACACGTGGAGAGCAAGGTCGTGGACTCGCGCGAGAGCGAGGAGGCGCAGTCCATCCGCCGCCGCCGCGAGTGCCTGAAGTGCGAGCGGCGCTTCACCACCTACGAGCGCATCGACGAGATACCCTACATGATCGTCAAGAAAGACGGGCGTCGCGAGCGCTTCGACCGGCAGAAAGTCCAGGCCGGCCTGCTGCGCGCCTGCGAGAAGCGCCCGGTCAGCACGAGCCAGCTCGAAGAGGTCGTCAACGCCGTCGAGATGCGCGTGATGGAGTCGCCGGACCGCGAGATGGCCTCGACCAAGATCGGCGAAATCCTGATGACCCGGCTGCGCGAACTCGACAAGGTCGCCTACGTGCGCTTCGCCTCGGTCTACCTCGACTTCAAAGACGTGAAGGAATTCATGGACGAATTGAAGGACTTGCTGCGCTCGCCGAAGCAATAA
- a CDS encoding bifunctional nuclease family protein, with amino-acid sequence MEVEMKIRGLMMDPVTNMPIVILKDVNGNTVLPIWVGVYEANAIALEIEKVSTPRPMTHDLIKNVLMGLNTSVKKVVVSDLREETYYALIWLEQAGESISIDSRPSDALALALRLDCPIFVEDQVLKTSKVTTTTAEKVTNEELKKWLEGLNDEDLGRYKM; translated from the coding sequence ATGGAAGTTGAAATGAAGATTCGCGGTCTGATGATGGACCCGGTTACCAACATGCCCATCGTCATTCTGAAGGACGTGAACGGCAACACCGTGCTGCCCATCTGGGTGGGCGTGTACGAGGCCAACGCCATCGCGCTGGAAATCGAAAAGGTCTCGACGCCGCGCCCCATGACCCATGACCTCATCAAGAACGTGCTGATGGGCTTGAACACTTCGGTCAAGAAAGTGGTCGTCAGCGACCTGCGCGAGGAGACCTACTACGCGCTGATCTGGCTGGAGCAGGCCGGCGAATCGATCAGCATCGACTCGCGCCCCTCCGACGCGCTCGCGCTGGCGCTGCGCCTCGACTGCCCCATCTTCGTCGAGGACCAAGTCCTCAAGACCAGCAAAGTAACCACCACCACCGCCGAAAAAGTCACCAACGAAGAATTAAAGAAGTGGCTCGAAGGCCTGAACGACGAAGATTTGGGCCGCTACAAGATGTAG
- a CDS encoding amidase, protein MTTKTHAKGFASSWFFTARWFFTALMLAAAVLSARAQQRGFQIEEASISDIQNAIRQGRTTCQGVVQAYLDRAKAYNGVCTALITPDGAPLAPATGSATSSGTGLATGLATGMMRAGALLQYPTQTVAASTILPSLDQYAGPPIEFGKMMTSISDPSVQLQYGWRVGIPNAGQLNALETLNIRGERSITCKGDFDRAPSAGPLPAGAPAACEEFRKMPDALERAAELDRQYRRNPDLAKLPMYCAVISLKDWYDAKDMRATGGNDVNFAMDAPKVDSPDIAVLRDKGAIIYAISSASNVPGAAADGPHQPTMVFPQGNLQYAPWSGQACNPYDTARVPRGTSNGSGVSVAANLATCGICEQTSASCKGPASRNGVVNLLTTKGITMDGGTTFSDSGDRAGIHCKTVPDAARVLDAMKGYKSADMFTAIPKGIIPAQPYTSFLVPESAVKNKPLKGVRIGIVREFMVKHTRNDEAISDQIDQEIKAILRDKLGAELVESVDPLYLDDPSVPNMKYTFQQALAEVYSRHVPEYFTRKSEDGQLTYAVPGWDVTTVDYLVALGMGQAPLSPRINLRNISEGFGNPTTLLHMNEYLARRGDARVKDWASWVANATFKTDGERARALNAAESKNPLPEPGTISFLKMQSVNRLVVLRVMRENNIDVFVNPENTLPPYLLGGAAEPGVDGRESASCCQRFTALLGSPEIDVPAGFVAVSYDPQYVLSANKKRYDAVPGTVPTTMPHPMPISMMFWSGPGYDPDVIKAASAYESATHHRVPSPAFGPVSAAQKRPNR, encoded by the coding sequence ATGACTACGAAAACACACGCCAAGGGGTTTGCTTCCAGCTGGTTTTTCACTGCCCGTTGGTTTTTCACCGCACTGATGCTGGCGGCCGCCGTGTTGTCCGCGCGCGCACAGCAGCGCGGGTTCCAGATCGAGGAGGCCTCGATCTCCGATATTCAGAACGCCATACGCCAGGGGCGGACGACCTGCCAGGGTGTGGTGCAGGCCTATCTCGATCGGGCCAAGGCGTATAACGGCGTCTGCACGGCGCTGATAACGCCTGACGGCGCACCGCTTGCTCCGGCCACCGGCTCGGCCACCAGCTCGGGCACTGGCCTAGCCACCGGCCTGGCGACCGGCATGATGCGCGCCGGCGCGCTGCTCCAGTACCCCACGCAGACTGTCGCCGCATCCACCATTCTCCCCAGTCTGGATCAGTACGCCGGGCCGCCCATCGAATTTGGGAAGATGATGACCTCCATCTCCGATCCGAGCGTGCAATTGCAGTATGGCTGGCGCGTGGGCATACCCAACGCCGGGCAGCTCAACGCGCTGGAGACGCTGAACATTCGTGGCGAGCGTTCCATCACCTGCAAGGGCGACTTCGACCGCGCGCCCTCGGCCGGGCCGTTGCCGGCCGGCGCGCCGGCGGCGTGCGAGGAGTTCCGCAAGATGCCCGACGCGCTCGAGCGCGCCGCCGAGCTCGACCGCCAGTACCGGCGCAACCCCGATCTGGCGAAGCTCCCCATGTACTGCGCGGTGATCTCGCTCAAGGACTGGTATGACGCCAAGGACATGCGCGCGACCGGCGGCAACGATGTGAATTTCGCCATGGACGCACCCAAAGTGGATTCGCCCGACATCGCCGTGCTGCGCGACAAAGGCGCGATCATCTACGCCATCTCCTCGGCCAGCAACGTGCCCGGCGCGGCTGCGGATGGCCCGCATCAGCCCACTATGGTATTTCCGCAGGGCAACCTGCAATATGCCCCATGGAGCGGCCAGGCCTGCAACCCCTATGACACGGCGCGCGTGCCGCGCGGCACCAGCAACGGCTCGGGCGTCTCGGTGGCGGCTAACTTGGCGACCTGCGGCATCTGCGAGCAGACCTCCGCATCGTGCAAAGGCCCGGCCTCGCGCAACGGCGTGGTCAATCTGCTCACCACCAAGGGCATCACCATGGATGGCGGAACCACCTTCAGCGACTCGGGCGACCGCGCCGGCATCCACTGCAAGACCGTGCCGGACGCCGCTCGCGTGCTGGACGCGATGAAGGGCTACAAGTCCGCCGACATGTTCACGGCCATCCCCAAAGGCATCATTCCCGCGCAGCCTTATACCAGTTTTTTGGTGCCCGAGTCGGCGGTGAAGAACAAGCCGCTCAAGGGAGTGCGCATCGGCATCGTGCGCGAGTTCATGGTGAAGCACACCAGGAACGATGAGGCCATCAGCGACCAGATTGACCAGGAGATCAAGGCCATCCTGCGCGACAAGCTGGGCGCCGAGCTGGTCGAGTCGGTTGACCCGCTCTACCTAGACGACCCGTCCGTGCCCAACATGAAATACACGTTCCAGCAGGCGCTGGCCGAGGTGTACTCGCGGCACGTGCCGGAATACTTCACACGCAAGTCTGAGGACGGCCAGCTCACTTACGCCGTGCCGGGATGGGATGTAACCACGGTGGACTATCTGGTGGCTCTGGGGATGGGCCAGGCGCCGCTGTCGCCCCGAATCAACCTGCGCAACATCAGCGAAGGCTTTGGAAATCCCACGACGCTTCTGCACATGAACGAGTATCTGGCCCGCCGCGGCGATGCGCGCGTGAAGGATTGGGCGAGCTGGGTGGCCAATGCCACCTTCAAGACCGACGGCGAGCGCGCCCGCGCGCTGAACGCCGCCGAAAGCAAGAACCCTCTTCCCGAGCCGGGCACGATCAGTTTTCTGAAGATGCAGTCAGTGAACCGCTTGGTCGTCCTGCGGGTGATGCGCGAGAACAACATCGACGTCTTCGTGAATCCCGAGAACACCCTGCCGCCCTACCTGCTGGGCGGGGCGGCGGAGCCCGGCGTGGATGGCCGCGAGTCGGCCAGTTGCTGCCAGCGCTTCACCGCGCTTCTGGGTAGCCCGGAGATTGATGTTCCCGCCGGCTTTGTAGCGGTCTCCTACGATCCCCAGTATGTCCTGAGCGCGAACAAGAAGCGCTACGACGCCGTGCCGGGAACTGTGCCGACCACCATGCCACATCCCATGCCCATCAGCATGATGTTCTGGTCCGGCCCGGGCTATGACCCCGACGTAATCAAAGCCGCCTCGGCCTACGAATCGGCCACGCACCACCGCGTGCCATCGCCGGCATTCGGGCCTGTATCAGCCGCCCAGAAGCGCCCGAACCGTTAG
- a CDS encoding signal peptidase I, with translation MDEVGVGVGILFMGFIVVMVALFVLIIASFWVVFTKAGQPGWASIVPIYNIIVLLQIAGKPTWWILLMLLPLVNIVIGIMMAIAKNFGKSDGFGIGLLLLPMIFYPMLAWGDARYNRVA, from the coding sequence ATGGACGAAGTTGGAGTTGGTGTTGGAATATTATTTATGGGGTTCATTGTGGTGATGGTGGCGTTGTTCGTGCTGATTATCGCGTCGTTCTGGGTGGTCTTCACCAAGGCCGGCCAGCCGGGATGGGCCAGCATCGTCCCCATCTACAACATCATTGTATTACTGCAGATTGCCGGCAAGCCCACGTGGTGGATTTTGCTGATGCTGCTCCCGCTCGTCAACATAGTGATCGGCATCATGATGGCCATCGCCAAGAACTTCGGCAAATCCGATGGCTTCGGCATCGGGCTGCTGTTGCTGCCGATGATCTTCTATCCCATGCTGGCCTGGGGCGACGCCCGCTACAATCGTGTGGCCTAG